A single region of the Triticum dicoccoides isolate Atlit2015 ecotype Zavitan chromosome 2B, WEW_v2.0, whole genome shotgun sequence genome encodes:
- the LOC119365982 gene encoding uncharacterized protein LOC119365982, with product MDTAGSSMESMFTEELYEAGICMRESIRWIEAQEAKMEEIAHSDSDHDNLPDFRMDMVVLTERIFQLWHRMGAVQRAGWIGNEGESMETQSKIGDGGEMEAGGKSSKGSRSSASLELENLLHRSGILADGERGGGADSEELLDFLAMETQEWIVSQSDSQLRWETVPELTTEILLKFEEVVVDIAKVFEKKKIREEAMAVLRFGFRLPAFSEQIDELRHEMCNFLRSFSSENKDIRSTMMKFVSEPYVSRISKLKLISDRITMLQRMDSNFDYIVKSTMIKLKSESFSSAMEDELRRAGQEDSVEMEEKRFTAYRLYWERIWGKDGHSFENQTILSPMQFTHCTPRHIPIEAVAGSTLQIYSIKVSLVEPQKLPLEVYGVVAVRDAVDRHRNPLFLRSRQHCQILKENDSLLHLIGPVRAIVSTDTVYIEIQLIVKGATKSEDTALISTFDFYNADNSCTYLAKNALCTVELCCEQLKQSVQATILSVAVTPKQEPLLFHGGRVVCYSVPQDGNEDIAAQVSSRQVLLLDSKGGRMPMASNDYLYLTRHVVSVELNGKLLVLIMAGSPSQTEIAAQFLLKPEKYNTSKCEFPLTDGSKAEITVAWSLVPSTMLQSGDSREDSGMATAGNSKGRSGESMLSEELCQAAIFMQKSICWIQALEKKMGKFGHYGSEEYKNLLELKSVMYELSNKIFGRVDYEAQKRISTMQNACWISNKGKLTDTQTKIGDDIEMETGGKSSNGRSGKFELARIGNEGRTVQTQSKIRDGCKSVSKQFNEREQFKELPVSNSMSVAESVRSKIEKKQAGTLTEEAVPRVSFKLGLLSWQFDELWDQMSLLVSTEPKFLAKCMLIRKPFARYCSTLKFISEVFDQLGRWVPDFGEQIESMRQDDEDKNMGGKVVNPHEAAKAAEEYYFNVYRRGWERRSSNFGSFEDPTLLSPMIFTRSLPGHTQVGAEVGRTMQVYYIKVAEREGYALEWPLKVYGVVAARDSVDYRRNLLFFRTRDDCQILTKQDRFLHLTGPSRAIMSEGTVTIEVHLKLKGTVESKDTTLISKAFFYDYDGVSVRLLRGLCEIELCCDHLEQSHQATILGVRVIRGSLPCGKTKVVCSVLPEDDTEGNGKHPSGHVLLLDSRAEKIPVSEQGYLDLSRQVVSVKSGGRLEIVVQAGDFSGSVVFPTKSSNISQKGFELGDCKVEVTVAWSLLIGSQYDISVMGSIQPYAWESIPRRPTMKLVDAC from the exons ATGGACACCGCAGGGAGTTCGATGGAGTCCATGTTTACCGAGGAGCTCTATGAGGCTGGAATCTGCATGCGGGAGAGTATCCGGTGGATCGAGGCCCAGGAGGCCAAGATGGAGGAGATTGCACATAGCGATTCTGACCATGATAATCTTCCGGATTTCAGAATGGATATGGTCGTCTTGACGGAGAGAATCTTCCAATTGTGGCACAGGATGGGCGCGGTACAGAGGGCCGGTTGGATCGGCAATGAAGGGGAATCGATGGAGACCCAGAGCAAGATTGGCGACGGCGGAGAGATGGAAGCTGGAGGGAAGTCGTCCAAGGGAAGCAGGAGTTCCGCATCCCTCGAACTCGAGAATCTGCTCCACCGTTCCGGAATCCTTGCCGACGGAGAGAGAGGCGGAGGCGCAGACAGTGAGGAGCTGCTTGATTTCCTTGCAATGGAGACCCAGGAGTGGATCGTTAGCCAGTCAGACAGTCAACTCCGCTGGGAGACCGTGCCCGAATTGACAACCGAAATCCTGTTGAAATTTGAAGAAGTGGTCGTTGACATTGCTAaggtatttgaaaagaagaagatccGGGAGGAGGCAATGGCAGTGCTAAGGTTCGGCTTCAGATTGCCGGCATTCTCTGAGCAGATCGATGAGCTGAGGCACGAGATGTGCAACTTTCTGAGATCCTTCTCGTCAGAGAACAAAGATATAAGGAGCACCATGATGAAGTTTGTTTCTGAGCCGTACGTATCCCGTATCAGCAAATTGAAGTTGATCTCTGACCGTATCACTATGCTCCAGCGAATGGACTCAAACTTCGACTACATAGTGAAATCAACGATGATTAAGCTGAAATCAGAATCTTTTTCTTCAGCCATGGAAGACGAACTTCGCAGGGCAGGCCAAGAAGATTCTGTGGAGATGGAGGAGAAGAGATTCACTGCCTACCGTCTCTACTGGGAACGTATATGGGGCAAGGATGGCCACAGCTTCGAAAATCAGA CGATATTGAGCCCCATGCAATTTACACATTGCACACCACGCCACATTCCAATTGAAGCTGTCGCAGGGAGTACCTTGCAGATCTACTCCATCAAAGTCTCACTAGTAGAACCCCAAAAGTTGCCACTGGAGGTGTATGGAGTGGTCGCAGTCCGTGATGCTGTGGACCGTCATCGCAACCCTCTATTCCTCCGTTCAAGACAGCACTGCCAAATCCTTAAAGAAAAT gattctttattgcacttgatTGGCCCGGTTCGTGCAATTGTCTCGACAGATACTGTTTACATCGAAATCCAATTAATAGTGAAGGGCGCAACAAAATCTGAAGATACAGCATTGATCAGTACATTTGACTTTTACAATGCTGATAATTCCTGTACCTATCTCGCTAAAAACGCCTTGTGCACAGTGGAGTTGTGCTGTGAGCAACTTAAACAGTCGGTCCAGGCTACTATCCTCAGTGTGGCTGTTACACCCAAACAGGAACCATTGCTTTTTCATGGTGGCAGAGTTGTTTGCTATTCAGTGCCTCAGGATGGTAATGAAGATATCGCTGCGCAAGTATCATCTAGGCAAGTTTTGCTGCTTGATTCAAAAGGTGGAAGAATGCCTATGGCCAGCAATGACTACCTTTATCTGACTAGACATGTAGTTTCTGTGGAATTAAATGGCAAGCTGCTAGTCCTCATAATGGCCGGTTCACCATCACAGACTGAGATTGCTGCTCAATTCCTCCTTAAACCCGAAAAATACAACACAAGTAAATGCGAATTTCCCCTTACTGATGGCTCTAAGGCTGAGATTACTGTTGCTTGGTCCCTTGTTCCCTCGACGATGCTACAGTCAGGTGACAGTCGTGAGGACAGTGGAATGGCGACTGCAGGAAATTCGAAGGGAAGGAGTGGCGAGTCCATGTTAAGCGAGGAGCTCTGTCAGGCTGCCATCTTCATGCAGAAGAGTATCTGCTGGATCCAGGCCCTGGAGAAGAAGATGGGGAAGTTTGGACACTACGGCTCCGAGGAATACAAGAATCTTCTAGAGTTGAAATCAGTTATGTATGAGTTGTCGAATAAGATCTTTGGTCGGGTCGACTATGAGGCCCAAAAGAGGATCAGCACGATGCAGAATGCCTGTTGGATCAGCAATAAAGGGAAATTGACCGATACCCAGACAAAAATTGGCGACGACATAGAGATGGAAACCGGAGGGAAGTCGTCGAATGGAAGGAGTGGCAAGTTTGAATTGGCGAGGATTGGCAACGAAGGCAGAACGGTGCAGACACAGAGCAAGATTCGTGATGGTTGCAAATCAGTCTCCAAGCAGTTCAATGAGCGGGAGCAGTTCAAGGAGCTGCCAGTCAGTAACTCGATGTCCGTAGCCGAGTCTGTCAGAAGCAAGATTGAGAAGAAGCAGGCTGGGACCCTGACGGAGGAGGCTGTGCCGAGGGTAAGCTTCAAATTAGGTTTGCTCTCCTGGCAGTTTGATGAGCTGTGGGACCAGATGAGCCTGCTAGTCTCAACAGAACCAAAATTTCTAGCGAAATGCATGCTTATTAGAAAGCCCTTCGCACGCTATTGCTCCACATTGAAGTTTATCTCTGAAGTTTTCGACCAGCTTGGTCGATGGGTGCCAGATTTCGGAGAGCAAATAGAATCGATGAGGCAAGATGATGAGGACAAGAATATGGGCGGAAAAGTTGTGAATCCGCATGAGGCGGCGAAGGCGGCTGAGGAGTACTATTTCAATGTCTACCGTAGAGGCTGGGAACGTAGGAGCAGCAACTTTGGCAGCTTCGAAGACCCAA CGTTATTGAGCCCCATGATCTTCACCCGAAGCTTACCAGGCCACACCCAAGTGGGTGCTGAAGTCGGGAGGACCATGCAGGTCTACTATATTAAAGTTGCAGAAAGAGAAGGCTATGCCCTTGAGTGGCCGCTGAAGGTATATGGTGTAGTTGCTGCCCGAGATTCCGTGGACTATCGTCGCAACCTTCTCTTCTTTCGCACTAGGGATGACTGCCAAATCCTGACAAAACAG GATCGTTTTTTGCACTTGACTGGCCCTTCTCGTGCAATTATGTCCGAGGGCACTGTTACGATTGAAGTTCACCTAAAGTTGAAGGGCACAGTGGAGTCTAAAGATACCACATTGATCAGTAAAGCCTTCTTCTATGATTATGACGGTGTTTCTGTGCGTCTTCTCCGTGGCCTTTGTGAAATAGAGTTATGCTGTGATCATCTTGAACAATCACACCAAGCCACTATCCTCGGTGTCCGTGTGATACGGGGCTCATTGCCTTGTGGCAAAACCAAAGTCGTTTGCTCCGTACTGCCTGAGGACGATACTGAAGGCAATGGTAAGCACCCATCTGGGCATGTTTTGCTGCTTGATTCACGGGCTGAAAAAATACCAGTGAGTGAACAGGGTTATCTAGATCTTTCAAGGCAAGTTGTATCTGTAAAATCAGGAGGAAGGCTGGAAATTGTCGTGCAGGCTGGAGATTTCAGTGGAAGTGTTGTCTTTCCAACCAAATCCAGCAACATAAGTCAAAAAGGTTTTGAGCTTGGTGATTGTAAAGTGGAGGTAACTGTTGCTTGGTCCTTGCTCAT